The genomic interval ATTGAAATCGAGCTGCAAGCTGATTCTGCTCGCTGCGCCCGCCGCCAGTGAGTATTACCAGCCACTGGGATTCGAGCACAATCCACGGGCGTGGATGCTGGATTACGGTAAGCTGAAATAAAACCCCTTCCCGTCAGTCTAGAATAAACCCCATCTGTCGTGCCTGTAAAACCACCTGAGTACGGTTATCGCAGTCAAATATTTTCAGCAGATCCGATACATGCTCTCTGACAGTGGTAGGGGAAATATTCAGTGCATTGGCAATTTTTTTATTCGGCAACCCCTGAGCCAGCAATGCCAGTATATCGACCTGTCGTGGAGAAAGGACGATTGCCGGGTGATCATCGCGATCTCTGATGATGACCTGCTCTCCGGCCAGAACATCCTTCAGCGCCCTGAGCATGGTGTCTTTGGAACTGGTTTTGGCAATAAAACCATCGGCACCCAGCTGCAGCATCTGCTGGATAGACGCCTGATAATCAACGGTCGATACCACCACCACCGGCAGCACCGGGTAACAGGCTTTAATTTCCTTGAGTCCATTCAACCCGCTGGTGCCTGGCATATGAATATCCAGCAATACCAGAGCGATGTCCCGATGACTGGTCAGCGCCGACTTCGTACTGGCAAAATCACCGGCTTCTATAACCTCAATGTCAGCAAAAAGCTGTTGCAATAACAACCGCAAACCATCGCGATAAAGTTCATGATCTTCTGCAATCAGTACTTTAATTCTCATGTTTTTGATTCACTCAGGGTCATCGGTAATACGGACTGAGCGCCATGACTGGATACCCGACCGGCCACATTTTCCTGTGGCGATGGTGTTGTATTGTTCAATTGCGACTGGTAGCGACGCTCAGCATAGTTCAGCAGGGCCCGTAACTGAGTTGGAAGCACAGGTTGCGATAATGCAACCCAGCCTGTGGGCAGCTCCGTGCCCGAATCACAAACACAGGCCACCACATATTGTTCAGCCAGCCGGTTTTTGGCCGCCATCGACCATGACTCATCCATCATCAACTGAGCATCACCAATCAATAGTTCAAAGGTCATGTCCGATTGATAAAACGTTGCCAGTGAAGAAAAACTCTGAACACTACCGTTATGTTTGCCCAACCAGCCACCGATGCTGTCATCTTCGTCGGTCAATTGCGTCAATCGCGCAACACGAGGCAAGCGCTTGTGCGGCTGAGATTCAGCCTCGGTAGCGTGCGTGGCTCGCGGAACCAGAGCGGTAAATATGCTTCCGCTACCGACCACAGAACTCAGCTCCAGCGGGTGATCCATAAGTACAGAAAGATGTTTCACCACCGAAAGACCAATCCCTGCTCCATCCACACCATCCTGCTCTACGGCTGAACGTTGATAAATATCAAAAATGTGTGTCTGATCCTCATGAGAAATACCTGTGCCAGTATCCAGTACCTGAATGGCGACACTCTGAGCACGACGCCGACAACCCAGCACCACACGGCCCTCATTCGTATATTTGATTGCATTGGAGAGCAGATTTCTCAGCATACGCTCCAGCAGCAATGGATCAGTCAACACAGTCAGAGAACATGGATGAATGGCAAAACGCAGATTCTTTTCCTTTGCCAGCCATTGATAGTCATTGTGCAATCGGGAGAAAACATCTTTCAGTGAAACTGCTTTGATTTCCGCTTTCATAACCCCGGCTTCAAGCTTGCTTAAATCCATAATGGCACTGAAGGAATCGTTCATTTGCTGATGGGTTTTATTCAGTCCGGCAAAAATGGGCTGAGCCTCCGGACTTCGAACATATGGCTGCAATGATTGCAAAAAGAGACGCATGGTATGCAATGGCTGGCGCAGATCATGGCTGCTCTGAGCGATAAAACGGGACTTTGCCTGACTGATGAATTCGGCCTCGATCTTCTTCTGCCTCATCACCTTTACCCGCATGATCAAAGCAACGGCATGAATCATCATATGCAGAATCTGCACATATAGGACGTAGATCAATTTATAAGATGGCATCACTTCCTGAACGGGTCGGGCGGGTAGCAGGACAAACAGAATAACCTGTGCGGTGGACAACACCATCGGTAACCAGCCGAAAATATAAATAAAATAGTAACGTCCCTCAGAACAGACCTTGGCCACTCCGGAACTCAGGATTACCGTCCATAACAGCGTATAGTTGAATGCATACAGAAAGCTTTTGGTGATGAACGAGGTAAAATAACCTACAACCAACACCAGAACACTGATGACGGCCACACTGACGAATACGTGATACCACCATCCTGAACGTCGGTTTATCTGCAAAAAACTGGCAGCGAACGCCAGTAATGACAACACGTTCACCGAAATCAACAACCAGAACAGAGCGTTCTTTTGATAATCATACTGCCAGAACAGTTCCGGCAGGCTGCTGTGCTCGAGGTAATAAAAGAGCATGACAAGCGACGAAAAAGCACCCCAGAAAAAAGTGTTATCCGCCATGACCAACCAACACAAGAACCCCAGCAAAACCATTCCTATAATAATGCCGATGGCAGGCTTGAAGGCGAAGTCCATTTGAGTTTTCCAAACCTGGTAACGGGATTCACTCATGAGGGCAATGTACGGATACCAGCCATACTCCTGTGCCGTCAGTTCAATCACCATGGAATAGGATTCTCCCGGCTCAAGGGTGACCTCAACAGCTCGGCCTATGGTATTGATATCTGCGGAATCGTCCTGTTGGAAAGTCTTTATGCGCTGCCCATCAGGACCGTTGATAAGGACTCTGGGACGCAGAAAACCGAAGTTGCTGACATGCAGGACCCACTTCCGGTTTGCAGTATCATTTGTCACTTCGGTATACAGCCAGTAACTGCCATGTCGCTTGAAATCCGGTTCCAGACTATAGGTTTGCTGAGATGCAGCATACGTCATCGCGTTTTCCAGACGTTGGTCTGCCAGTACAGGCGCAAATCCGGAAGAATGGGCAAGGGATGCCAGCGGGTAGCGTACATCCGTCTGGGTGAGTTGTAACGGGCTGTAACCCTGGTCAGGCAGCGCGGCGGTATCTGCCCGGACCAAATCCGGTGTCAGTACCAGTACGCCCAAACAACAGACCAGCGCCATACAAAACCTGAAAATATACTGACTTCGGAACAATTGCCGGTATCTGTAACGGCGATACATCTATGGCCTCAATAACAAAAAACAGTGTGAATGCTCCAAGCGGAGCGAACGGTGATATATCCAAACAACCGCTGAAAAATAACAGCTGCTTTTAGAGACACCGCTTAGATTAAGAAGGAACTGACTTCGGATGGAACCGGCAATGTACAGCGCAAAAACAGACCATTTCCAAAGACTCTCCAACTCTATCATCTTAACCCGACATTTGTAGGGTTGTCTGGTTCCTCTTAATCGACGATTCTCATTTAACACGTAACATCATGGTGCATGATGGTTTCAGCAATGACGATGAAATTGCCGCCGGTAATGATCCAGCTAACAGTTCCAGCGTAGCCAGTGACATCGACGCTGATGATGTACTTCCAACAGACCCAACACGCTCAAGCCTGGATGTTCCGGAAATGACTCTGACATTCCAAGCATCAAGTTGTTCCGTTTTGACTGGACCGATGTGGAGGCTGCAACTTATTACCGTCTACTGGAGAATCCTGACGGTCTGTCCGGTTTCACCCAGGTCGGCCAGGACATTGCCGCCGGTGTTGAAAACATGACCTTAGAGGTGCCTCTCTATGCGCGTCCAAAGGCGAATATATCCTGCAGGCCTGTAATGACATCAGCTGTACCGATTCCTGTTTGTCGAGAGCACCATGGTTAAAGCCATAGGGGATGTAAAAGCCAGTAACACCGACACAGATGATAACTTTGGCAACAATGTGAGTCTGAGTTCAGATGGCTTACACCCTGGTCGTTGGCACACCCGGAGAAAGCAGCAATGCCGTTGGTGTTGATGGTGATCAGAGCAATAATGATAAGGTAGGCTCAGGGGCTGTTTATATCTTTGTTCGAGATGCCAGCGGAAACTGGAGTCAGCAGGTCTACATTAAAGCTGCTCACCGAAAATTGGCGCACTCCTGAACTCAAAAGGGGCTCCCGGCGTAAACGGAGATGTTTCAGTCGATGATAAACCCGATTCAGGTGCGGTTTATACTTTTATCCGCGATATTGGGGGACAATGGAGTCAACAGGCATTTATGCGAGCCAGCCATACAGGACAAGGGGATAGATTTGGCTCCTCAGTCAGTCTGAACAGTGATGCTACTGTGCTGGCCATTGTTTCCAGCGGTGAAAAAAGTGGAGCCAAAGGTATTAACGGCGATCAAAGTAACGATTCACTTAATAAACCAGGAGCCGTGTATTTGTTTTAACCGCTTCTGACAAAAACAGCCCGCCGAACCGTGCGGGCTGTTTTTTTAGTTTTTAAAACAATCTGTTTTTCGAGCTAATCTTTTCCATGTATACATGCTGGCATTTTCTTAACTGCATATTAGCAACGGAAACGATCTAAAAGGCCAGTTGATGGTTTTATCCTACATGGTTATAAATTATTCAAGTCAGCATCGGTATCACTGTCAGTACTCGTATCGGGACGATCTGGTTTCTGACCATGAGGTCTTCCTGCTGGCATATGTGCTTCAAAATAGTCAAGGAAACCTTCGATCTGCTCATTGCTCAAAACCGGCGTAAGCGACACCCTCAACTGTTCTCTCATGGCTGCCTGTATTGCCTTACGTTCATCTTCAGTAGGCGGGCCAGCCTGAACCTGCTGCCGTGCTGTCTGCATGGTTTCACGCATGGTGTCACGCTGTTGTTTCAGAATATCCAGAACTTGTTTACCCTGTTCTTCAGTGATATTCAGTTGCCCGAAAATATACTCGAAATTCTGACCCATCATGGCTGGTGGTGGACGCATGCTCCCGGAATCACAATTATGAGAATTGGTTTCAGCAGCTGAAATGGAAGCAATGCCCATGCCCGTACTAACAGACATAGCCATAATAATTACTGTCTTAACTATTGAGTTCATAACTTGATCCTTTATTAATCTTTGCTTGAGTTATGATTATTACTATCGTTCCTAAACTTGCAGTAATTAAGGAAAAACCAAGGAGTCGGGCTGATAACGAAGTAAATCGCAATTTCCTGACAACTGTTTCAAATCGTGAAGCTCACGACACTGGTAACCATACCGTTCAATCGTAGCTTTTAGTGACATATCGCATTGCTTTGAGAAATAATCTGATGGAAGAAAAGACACCAAAGTTTTCCATACTGGATCTGGATTCAACTCTCGATATATCCATAACCCGACGTATCATCGCCATTGGTTGTCTGGTATTTGTCGGAGTCTGGATTACCGAAATCGGTGCAGGTTTGATCACTGAATTTGATGCCATTGGCTATCCGATCTGCATCGCCGCACTGCTGTTTCTGATTGGCTTGAGTTATGTTAGTGACCGCATGGACATTGTGGTAAGGACCGGTGCATTTTCAGTGGCCGCTGTCTATTTGATTCTGTTAAATATCTGGGGAAGTTTTCAGGATATTAATTTCGAAAATTATTATTCTGCGGCCACTGCGATGCAGTGGTTACCACTGATATACGTGATTGCATTTTTGTTTTTGCGCATTCGGGAAGCATTGATTGCCTCCGCTATTTCTTATTTCTCTTTATTAATTGGCCAATACCTCGCTTTGAGTCATCACCTTGGATTTGAACAAACGTGGCCCTTGGTCACCAATCTTGCTATCGCCCATTTCTGTTATGTGGTGGTACTGTGGTCCATTATTAAACTTCGGGCAACCACTCATGAAGCACAAATACGGGCCAAAACCATGGAAAAATTCGCCCTGGTTGATGAATTGACCGGTATTTTCAACCGGCGTGGTCTTGAACTCAATCTGGATAAACTACGCTCTACCTGGCGAAAAAACCCCTTGCCTTATACTATTTTTATGATCGACATCGATCATTTCAAACGTATTAACGATCAGTTTGGTCATTTGGTTGGGGATGAAGTACTGGCCAGGGTATCGGCCGCAATAAACAAACACATCCGTCCGGAAGACGTTCTGGGTCGCTGGGGAGGAGAAGAGTTTATGATCATTACCACACGACTTGACCAAACGAGTGCTGTCGGATTTGCTGAAAGACTGCTCAACGTAATCGAGACACTCGATCTGGGACACATTGGTAAAGTAACTGCCAGTATTGGTATCGCAAACTCTGATGAAACCGAGACTCTGAAGGGCGTTATTTTAAAAGCCGATCAATCGCTTTATAAAGCCAAGAAATCCGGCAGAAACCAGGTAGTCTGTTCCTCTTCAATAACCCCATCAGATGAATAAAAATTATGGTCAGCTGTCTTCTTTAAGCTGATTATTGTCAGCATCGTAGTGCCAGCCGTTAATCTGAAGTAATTCATCCATAAACCCTGCTGATAAATCATAATAATTCATAAATTCTGCCAACGATGAAAACTGATCCCGGAGCTTCATGTTAATCAGACTCAGGCTCATGGCCGGATCCATTTTTCTCAAACTGCTGTCACTGAACATATTCGCTCCTCATTGTCAGGCTGCAATTGCTTCATGGTGACTGGCCTGCTGCTTTTTCTGTCGCAGGTTTTCCCAGATTCGCTCGTGAATGGTATACGCCACGGTATTAACGGCCGGTTCCACCAAAGCGATGATACCTCCCACCAATAAACTACCGGACAGAATATATGCCACCGTAAAAGCCACGGTGAAATGCGTCATTGCAAATGTCAGAGTTTTCATGCTGTTCCTCGCCAATCAATTCTTTGTTTTGTGGGTTAATCCTAAGACCTGAAAGCGCTACGTTCCAATTGACTATATTTATCTTCGCCATAGATAAATGATATTAATTATCATTTGAAATATATGTTTTATATATGATTTATATACGATATGCTTATCGAATTCACCAGCAGAAGAGAGAATTGAATGGGTATTTTAAAGATATCTGAGGAATTGCATGAAGAGTTGCGACTGAGCAGTAAAGTCATGTCGCGCTCCATCAACGCTCAGGCCGAACACTGGATCAAAATTGGCATGCTGGCCGAGTTTAATCCAAGCCTTGGATATACCGAACTGGTGGCCATGTTGATGGAAAATCCGAATATCTCCGTACACAGCCTGAGTCAAAAGGCGGTGTCAGCATGATTCATTTAAAAGATGATTCAGAAATGCAATTGATGCGGGAATCCGGTCGGCTGCTGGCACAGGTTTTTGAAATGTTGAATGACTTTATTCGTCCCGGTATCTCAACACTGGATATCGATGCCAGAGTAGAAGATTTCATTGTTAATACTCTCAAGGCCAGACCCGCCAGCAAAGGTCAGTATGGTTTTCCGTTTACTCTGAATACATCCATTAATGAAGTGATCTGCCACGGCATGCCGGATGCTCAGGATATTCTCAAGGATGGCGATATTATCAACTGTGATATCACCCTTGAAAAAAATGGTTTCATCGCTGATTCCAGCAAAATGTACTGTGTGGGAACGGTCAGCGCTGAGGCTAAAGAATTAATTGATGTGACCTATCAGGCATTATGGGAAGGTATTAAAGTTGTCCGCCCGGGCGTCAGGCTTTGTGAGATCGGTCGTGCCATTCAAAAATTTATCAAGCCCCGCGGGTATGCCATCGTACGTGACTACACCGGTCATGGTATCGGCCGTGAAATGCATGAAGATCCGCATGTATTTCATTATTTCGAACCCAGTGTCGATGTTGAATTACGTGAGGGTATGACCTTTACGATTGAACCCATGATTAACCAGGGCACCTATAAAACCCGTTCGCTGACTCAAAACAATGGCTGGACAGTCGTTGTGACCCGGGATAATAAATTATCAGCCCAATGGGAACACACCATTGCAGTAACCCGTGACGGTTTTGAAGTTCTGACTCTTAGAGATGAAGAACGCCACAATGCAAATACAGCGCTCACGTCATAAATTTCACACCAGGCTGTTTCTACGAGTCCGGCAATATTTGATTGCCGGACTCATGACTTTCGATGTTTCATCCAACTAATGAAGTGATGCTCTATTCTGTACGGCAGATAACTTATCGGGATTACGAACGATGAATATCCGGTTGATCTGACCCTGTTCATTAACTCCAAAAGTTACGGTATTAATAATATTTCCCTGATGCTTCATTAAAATCCCTTTGGCGCCATTTATCGGCACGTACTGCCACTGTAGCTGTTGCCACCAGCCCTGCCGTTGTATTGCGCCGAAAAATTCCAATACTCTTTGACGCCCGGACAATACCCGTAACGCAGCCAGAACCTTGCCACCACCATCTGATGTCAATTGCACATCTTCTGCCAGTAACCGGGTAAAATGCTCCAGCTGCTGACCATTCATCGCCTGATGAAACGCTTCAAGCAGTATTTGCTGCCGTTCAGGAGGCATTTGGTAACGGTTGTTGTCCTGACCGATAGCAGCATTGGCTCTGGAAACCAGTTTTCGACAGGTGCTTTCACTGGTTGCCAGGATGACAGCAATATCTGTGTAGGAATGGTTAAACACTTCCTTTAACAAATATGCGGCACGCTGTTTTGGAGTCAATCGTTCCAGCAACAACAAAAACGCCATGGATAACGAGGAAGCCAGAGTAACTTCCTCCTCGATGGTATGTTCTTCAGCCGTATGAATGGGCTCAGGTAACCAGGGGCCAACATAGTCAACTCTGCTGTTATGAGGTGCTTTTAATATATCCATACAGATCCGGCTGCATACAGTTGTCAGCCAGGCGACAGGATTTTCAATATGGTTAACATCCTCACGACACCAGCGGATAAAAGTATCCTGTACTGCATCTTCCGAATCGGCATACGACCCCAGCATACGATACGCAAGCCCTTTCAGACGGTTGCGATGCTGCTCAAACAATTGACCTTTATCCATATCAGTGTCCCGATATCTGCATACGGTTCCAGAAGTTAATCATTCCGATCACGGCACTGTAAGCACAGATTTCCTGGTCAGAATAGTGATTTCTCAAGGTTTCGCGCAAAGCAGAGTAATCCGTATCCTGCCGAATGGTTGTCAGAGCTTCAACCCACGCCAGTAGCGCTTTCTCCGCCTCGCTAAAGTCAGCAGTCTGATCCCAGACCATCAAATGATCGAGACGTTGATTACTCTCGCCGTCTTTTCTGGCTTCCCGGCTATGCATGCCGACACAAAAACCGCAGCGATTGATCTGCGACGCTCTAAGTACCGCCAGATGGCGCAGCGGCGTATCCTGAATGTGATTATCAATAACCTGCTGTAGTTCGACCATCCGGGCGACAATATCAGCAATTTCAGTATGATAGTGCAAAGGGCGGGAGAGGTTTGACTGATCGTTCATATTCGATTTCCTGTAAAGGCCACATCATTCGATGTGATGGGTTAGTTACCCGAACATGACGAAATGGAACGTCTGATTGTGACATCGCAGAAATTTTTTTCACAAATAACAGACGTTACCTTCCGCGTCTGGACTTGCTAATAACGACGCTCAACCAGGCTGCGACGGCTCCGGCCAATGCACCGAACAGATGTGCTTCAAACGATACTGAAGGATTATTTGGTAAGACTCCGTAGATCATCCCGCCGTATAAAAACACCACAATCAGGGCAATGATGATATTGACGAAGCTACGGTTAAATAACGCCAGCATGATACTCAGACTCCATAGACCAAATATCCAGCCACTGGCACCAATGTGAACTGCAGGGCGACCAAATAACCAGACCAATAAACCGCTGGCGGTAATAATAAAAAAGCTGCTCCACAAATACAGCTTGACACCTCGCAGTATGCACAACGTACTGAAAATGATAAAACCGATCAGATTGTTACTGAGATGTTGAAAACTGCCATGTAAAAACGGCATGAGATAGATATTTGGAAGACTGTCGAGCACCCGTGGTTCGACACCGTATTTTAACAATCGAAACCCGGTGGATGCATTGGCAAAATACATGACCGTCATAATAATCACCGGCCATAATATAATCTTGAAACAAAGCCAGAACTTTTTCACACCAATTCTGTTCCTATTAATTCAGCAACTAAATAGATCGTCCTGATCTATTTAATCGTCGCCTCAATAAATCTGGCGGTGTTGCGCGAAACACCGAATCCTCGGACCGCTTGATTTATCGGGGCTCGCATTGGCTATGGCCAATGGTGTGGTCCGACATCTCGGTGCGTCCATGCATCACTACTAACCCGACATAAATATTTGTGGGTTAATATATCTGTTCAGATATGTGATGACATTCTTTAAATTATTCGTATTTATAACCGGCACCATAAACAGACCGGACAAATTCTCGACTATCATCGAGTGCCTGAATTTTCTTTCTTAACTTTTTAATATGGCTGTCAATGGTACGATCACTGACAATGCGGTTATCCTGATACATCAAATTCATTAGCTGATCTCTGGAGAGGATCTTCCCTGCTTTCTGCTTCAATGCGTTCAACAATTGAAATTCCACCGATGTCAGTTCAATTATTCGATCACGATATTTTACACAGTTGGTCTGATCCAGCAGAGTGAGATCATCCACATTCTCAGTATCCTGATTATTCCGGTTAAGCCGATAGCGTCTTAATACAGCCTTCACTCTGGCGACCAGTTCTCTTGGACTAAATGGTTTACACAGATAATCATCTGCTCCTAGTTCCAACCCCAAAAGACGGTCTATCTCATCGACCCTTGCGGTTGCCATGATAATTCCCATGTTGTCATCTTTTCTTCTGATTTCACGACATATTTCCATGCCATCGAGCCCTGGCAGCATAATATCCAACACGATCAGATCGGCGGTATTGGTCTGCAGCCATTCTGCCACCTCATCCCCTCGATGCAACAGCGACACTTCATAACCAGACTGAATCAGATAATCCCGTTCGATTTCCGCCAATTTAACTTCATCTTCAACAATGAGAATATTCATAATCCGTACTCCGGAAACTGAATCTGTATCCAAAGGCCACCATATTCCGAATGTCTGGCCATAATTTTACCATTGTGGGCTTCTACAATATTTTTTACCAAGGACAACCCCAGCCCACTGCCACCCGTTGCCCTATTCCGTGAGGAGTCGACACGGTATAAACGATCAAAAATATGCGTCAGAGACGCTTCTGGAACACCGGGCTTAGAGTCCATCCAGTCAATCACAACGAAGTGCTCCTGCTTGCTGACCCTGACCAGCAAAGTACCAGGGCAATCGGTATATTTATTGGTATTGCTGACCAGATTGCGAACCAGCTGTGACAATCTTCGTTCATCGCCGTTAATCTCATAATGAGCAGCTTGAGATTGAAGTTCAAGGGAAATACGAATGCCATTCGCTACGGTTTCCAGATTTGCCTCCAGAACACCCACCATATTGCAACGCTGCATATTATAGGTAAGAGCCCCGACGTCAGACATTGATAACTCATGAAGATCATTAATCAAAAATGACAGTCGTATGATCTCTTCGTTCAGGGAAATCAGCGACGCTTCATCAACTTTACGCACTCCATCAATCATTGCTTCCAATTCAGCCTGTAATAATGCAATTGGTGTACGCAATTCATGAGAAATGTCAGCGACCCATTTTTGTCTGGCATTGAGATTTTGACTGAGTGTTTTTGCAAGCCGATTAAAATCCCTCGCCAGGTGGCCTAATTCATCGTTACGGTCGGTATTCAGGGATACATCGAATCGACCATCAGCCAGTGTACGAGTCGCTTTTTGGATATTTTCAATTGGTTTTAACAATCGATTTGCAAACGGTACCGCAAACAGAAAGGACACTAACCCTGCAGCCAACAGAATCCAGATAGTCTGGGCATTTCGTTGTTTGATAAACAGCAAATCCATATCATCACTGATGGTGTTGCGTTGAATAGCACCAAGATATCCCATGACCTGGTCATCATCCCTAATCGGTAACCAGATAATCTTACTGCCATCATCGGGTAACTGCCCATGTAGTATGTGTTTGTTAGAATCCGTCAGTATCAGGCGTCGGAACAACTCCGGCGGTGGCATGGGTTTGTCGGGTAGAACTCCTGGATCAAAGGGCGGTTCATAATCAAAATACCTCGGCCCTGGTGGTTTTTCATTTTCAGGTCGAAAGTTTCTTTCACGATCGTTAAAGGCAAGGGAAGAACGTACAAAGTTTTTCCAGATATCATCGGACACTATCAGTCCGTTCCAATCCCCGTCCCTCAGAAAATGTTCTCTTAAATTTGTGATGACGGGAGACAGGTGTCTGTTCTCAATGCGATTCAGGTAACTCAAAAAGCTATGATTCAGCGACCACCAGTTTGCCAGTAGAAAAGCACCAGCTAATACCAGATTAGCTGCCAAAATGGTCAAAAAAACTTTCTTGCGAATACCAACTCTCATGATCGGACGAAAAAAACTCGATTTTACTCTGTTAGCATATGGCATTTTTAAAGTCGTTTTGTGCAGAAAATAAGGATTCAGACACTAAAGTATCACAATAACTGACCGAACAGCTGAACCTCATGAGGTTTTTGAACTAACACTGAGTATTATCCCAAGGTCAGGCAAAAAGGCTTCTATTGATCAAGCAGAATAAGGTGGGTTTAGTGGTTTTGGACAGTTGAACATTGAGGAGAGAAAGACTACTGACCATTGATCAATAGCCTGTTTACAAATCAGAAAATAAATTTTGACATTACGTCATTCAATTTCGGAGATAAAACCTTCTTTCGGACGCCGAACCTTTTTCAGGTTTACCAGCCAATCTTTGTCGGAATCCCTATATCCCAACGGCATGATCGCTACAGATCTCAGATGACGTTCTTTAAGGTTCAGAATTTCATCGAGCATGGCGGGATCGAAACCTTCCATTGGCGTGGAATCCACACCTTCAAATGCAGCTGCTGTCAGTGCAAGACCAAGACCGATATATGCCTGACGTGCGGCATGTTCAAAGTTCTCTTCTGGATCCCGTGGAGGATAGCCGGCTAACAGTTTCTGACGGTAAGCCTCCCACCCTTCGTTCTTGAAACCACGCTCTTCATTAACCAGATCAAACATCATATTGATACGTTCTTCGGTGTAATTATCCCAGGCCGCGAATACCAGCAAATGAGAACAATCTGTTACCTGACTTTGATCCCAGGCGATCGCTCTGATTTTTTCCTTGATCTCTTTGTTCTTGACTACAATGACTTCAAACGGCTGCAAGCCGCTGGAAGTTGGGGCAAGGCGTACTGCTTCCAGTATATTATCAACCTTTTCCTGTGGAACCGGTTTGCTCGGGTCCATTTTTTTGGTGGCATAACGCCAGTTGAGTTTCTCAAAAAGCATGGATTCTACTCCAGTGGAATTAAAAGACTATTGTTCACCGTATATGCGCAGCCAGCGCTTTTTACCGTGATTACCGGAGCGACTATATTGGTAGGTTTTGTCAGTTTTCAAGCCAATAGAAACAGAATTTATCTGGTCAACCAGCACATATAATTTTCGCACTGACAAAAATGTGACAAATCCTGAAGTATTTATTCAATCAACGGAATGAACAACTACACAAACCCCATAGATATAAGTAGAGAGGAGAAAGAGCGGTGGTAACTGATATGACCAACAGAATGATATGTTCAATAACCAAGACAGAAATC from Gynuella sunshinyii YC6258 carries:
- the sigJ gene encoding RNA polymerase sigma factor SigJ, translated to MDKGQLFEQHRNRLKGLAYRMLGSYADSEDAVQDTFIRWCREDVNHIENPVAWLTTVCSRICMDILKAPHNSRVDYVGPWLPEPIHTAEEHTIEEEVTLASSLSMAFLLLLERLTPKQRAAYLLKEVFNHSYTDIAVILATSESTCRKLVSRANAAIGQDNNRYQMPPERQQILLEAFHQAMNGQQLEHFTRLLAEDVQLTSDGGGKVLAALRVLSGRQRVLEFFGAIQRQGWWQQLQWQYVPINGAKGILMKHQGNIINTVTFGVNEQGQINRIFIVRNPDKLSAVQNRASLH
- a CDS encoding carboxymuconolactone decarboxylase family protein — translated: MNDQSNLSRPLHYHTEIADIVARMVELQQVIDNHIQDTPLRHLAVLRASQINRCGFCVGMHSREARKDGESNQRLDHLMVWDQTADFSEAEKALLAWVEALTTIRQDTDYSALRETLRNHYSDQEICAYSAVIGMINFWNRMQISGH
- a CDS encoding rhomboid family intramembrane serine protease, which translates into the protein MTVMYFANASTGFRLLKYGVEPRVLDSLPNIYLMPFLHGSFQHLSNNLIGFIIFSTLCILRGVKLYLWSSFFIITASGLLVWLFGRPAVHIGASGWIFGLWSLSIMLALFNRSFVNIIIALIVVFLYGGMIYGVLPNNPSVSFEAHLFGALAGAVAAWLSVVISKSRRGR
- a CDS encoding response regulator translates to MNILIVEDEVKLAEIERDYLIQSGYEVSLLHRGDEVAEWLQTNTADLIVLDIMLPGLDGMEICREIRRKDDNMGIIMATARVDEIDRLLGLELGADDYLCKPFSPRELVARVKAVLRRYRLNRNNQDTENVDDLTLLDQTNCVKYRDRIIELTSVEFQLLNALKQKAGKILSRDQLMNLMYQDNRIVSDRTIDSHIKKLRKKIQALDDSREFVRSVYGAGYKYE
- a CDS encoding ATP-binding protein, whose amino-acid sequence is MTILAANLVLAGAFLLANWWSLNHSFLSYLNRIENRHLSPVITNLREHFLRDGDWNGLIVSDDIWKNFVRSSLAFNDRERNFRPENEKPPGPRYFDYEPPFDPGVLPDKPMPPPELFRRLILTDSNKHILHGQLPDDGSKIIWLPIRDDDQVMGYLGAIQRNTISDDMDLLFIKQRNAQTIWILLAAGLVSFLFAVPFANRLLKPIENIQKATRTLADGRFDVSLNTDRNDELGHLARDFNRLAKTLSQNLNARQKWVADISHELRTPIALLQAELEAMIDGVRKVDEASLISLNEEIIRLSFLINDLHELSMSDVGALTYNMQRCNMVGVLEANLETVANGIRISLELQSQAAHYEINGDERRLSQLVRNLVSNTNKYTDCPGTLLVRVSKQEHFVVIDWMDSKPGVPEASLTHIFDRLYRVDSSRNRATGGSGLGLSLVKNIVEAHNGKIMARHSEYGGLWIQIQFPEYGL
- a CDS encoding NAD(P)H-dependent oxidoreductase codes for the protein MLFEKLNWRYATKKMDPSKPVPQEKVDNILEAVRLAPTSSGLQPFEVIVVKNKEIKEKIRAIAWDQSQVTDCSHLLVFAAWDNYTEERINMMFDLVNEERGFKNEGWEAYRQKLLAGYPPRDPEENFEHAARQAYIGLGLALTAAAFEGVDSTPMEGFDPAMLDEILNLKERHLRSVAIMPLGYRDSDKDWLVNLKKVRRPKEGFISEIE